CGACCGACCAACTCGTCCACGGCCCGATCCGACATTTCCTCCCCGAGGAGAATGATGCATTCGGCACTGGACCCTGCCTGCAAGGTAAACGCCGACTGTTGGACAAAGCAGGGATCGAGTCCCGCTCCACAAGCCCCCCCCAGCTCCCCACCACGGCAAAGAGCGGCCGGATTCGCCGGAGAACCATGGCGACCGAGGAACTCAAAGCGGTCACAGGTGAAGTCATTCGATTCGGTAGCGACCCCACTTACCGTGAGTGTAGAAAAGGCGATCCCTCCACGGAAGTCGCCCGCTGCAAGATTCACCGCTCGCAGGCTCCCATCGGCACCCGGGCGCGTCACGATCAAACTGGGCTGCGCTGGCAGCGTTCCCATCACCAAGCGCTGATACGCTGTGATTGAAAGCCTCTTCGCAACTCCGGATCGATTGGTCAACCGAACGACGACAATCTTCACGGGGTCATGCCGCGGCACGAACATCGTCGTCTCCTGAGATATTCCCTGACAGGTCGAGATGAAACGGGTGGCACCATGGCCATGACGAATTTCATGGTCGCCGCCAGAAGGGACCGGTCCCGGCAAAGGACTCCAGACTTCGCCGGTCTCCAGATCGCGGAGATAGAAAGCTTCACCGTGGGGGTCCGATGCCGGCTCGTTCGACCAGGGGGTGAGCCGGTTCGCCTGGCTATTGCGCGTCCATGTGCACCCCGCCCCGTTCTCGCTCACTAGAAAGCCAGCAACCTCGTTCGCCACGACATTGATCCATGGCATTGGCGGACGTTTGCCACCCTTTGGAAGGCGAATCACATACTCGCTGCCATCGTGACTGAAGCCACCGTAGCCATTGAAGAAGCGAAGATCTTCCAAGGCCTCCGATCCCGACCCACTCTCTCCCGCCACTTGGATCTCCTTTGGAACACAGGGTACGTGATTGGTGGAGACATCGGGCAAGCTGCCCCGGACGACTAGGGAAGCGATCGCGAAGAGCATCGCCACTCCCTCCTCGCCCAGTTCCTTGGGCTTGAATGTAAAGACCCGGTCATCCAGACCATCAGGTACGCCAGCGCCCGAGTCATCCAGCACGACGAAATTGGTATAGAATCCCTTTGTTCCCCAATAGCCACGGGCTTTTAGCGCCTCTTGCGTCGGTGCTGCAGCCCAACCATCGCAGAGGATCATGGTTGGCCGGTCGCGCGGGATTGGAGGCAACGCCGTCCCCTCAAGCACTCGCGGCGAGGGGATCAGACCACGATGTCCATAGTTCATCGCGGCAGCCAGCGACTGAAACTTTGAGGCTGTCTTATCATCGATACCAAGTTCAACCCGGACGTTCTCCTCCGCGTCGACGGCATCAAGTAACTCCTGATCCACCGCGGTGATTCCGCGGAATTTCCCAGCAAGCTTGAGTGCCTCGGCTTTGTTTTCCGCAATGCCGGTGACGAAACCGATCACCGATTCTCCTTCCGTATCCAATTCCACCACGGTCCGGAGACTCAAGCAGGGATCAAGGACATTCCCTACCGAGCCAGAAAGCTCGTCCACTTCCAGAGCCTGAGGGTGGACCACGCTTCGTCCCCGCCCCAGAAATCGAAGCCGGTCGCTTTCGCACGAGGTCGCGCCCGCTCCGGCCAGCGAGTGAAACAGGCAAGGCCAGGTTTCATCCGCCCCGCGTGAACGGCGCTCGGCAATCAAGGTCGAGGATGCAGGCTCATAGGAGGTCTGCACGAAGAGCTTCGAGAACGCAGGATGGCCGATATCCGCCCCCTGCCAGGTAAGCACGGCTTCAAGAAAGCTCGTTACCTCGATCCGCCTCGGACGTTTGGTAAGGTTGGTCAATTGTAGACGTCGCACTTCAAGGTCGTCCCCGGGAGAAACGGCGACATCGAGCTGCGCACGAATACCGCGTGTCTCGCTAACAATCCTGAAGACCCCGGGAAGGTCCGACGATTGATAAGCGGTACTCTTGCACTTCACCGGCTGCATCGCCGCAGACCAAAGCGCTCCATTATCGAGATCCCTCAGGTAGATGAACTGGCCTTGGGAATCCTCCACCGGATCGCCATGCCAGCGGTTTACCACGTGGCCATAACGCCGCGACTGTCCGGTACCAGCTGCGGTGATAAAGGTGAAATAGCGACCGTTCGATAGCAGCCGGGCGTGCGGCGAGGGAAGCATGGGATTGGGTTTCATGGCAAAGGATGAAAGGAGAGAAGCACCTTGGCTGGAAATTCGCGGACGATCACTTCGTCGGCACTAAAGGCCGCAGCAGGCTTTCCGTTTACCGTGACCGATCGGATCGGAGCCGGACAAGGCGGACGCAGGACAAAGCCCCCTTCGGGCATATCGAGATTCCCTCCGATCTCAACCGTCATGACATCTCCCGGCTTCAAGGTCAGATCGAGCGGCCCATACCAGGTCCTTAGCCCTTTGACCGAGATCCCATTTCTACGTCCCAGCCAGTCGTGGGAAACTCCGGACGCGAGGACCAAGGCATCATCGGATTCGCGCTCCCATGCGAACATGCTGGCAAAGGCGAGCATATACTCAGCCGCGATCCATGTATGGGGCACGTCTCCGAGGTGTCCCGGACTACGGGGATCCCTCCAAGAGATTTCCGGCCACTGGTTCCAGCGTAAGGGACGCCTGTCATCGAGAAATCGCTCCATCAACTCGACGGCCTCTTCCCTTCTTCCGAGCCTCACCAAGGCACCGACGATCCGGATCTCGTAGGCAGTGTAATTGTTCCACTCCATCTCTCCGCTGTGCTTCCGCCGGAAGTCGCGAACGAAAAGATCGAACATCGCATCAAGCTGCTCCGATGGCATGTCATCCGCCGCATGGAGCAAGGAGATCGCATTGGAAGTCGCGGTGGGATCGAAGTCCGCCCATTCGACCGAGCCAGGAATGTAATTGAGCTTCTTCTCCGCGATAACGATGCGGATGGACGCGCGGATCGATTCTCTAAGGGCACGGGCAAGATCCTCAAAAGCTTCAGAGTCCTTCCTCTTCCCCAAGCGAGTCGCAATCGCTGCGGCATCGAGCAATCCGCGAAGAGCCCAGAAATCATCCCAATAGGAGTGCACCGGGTGCGCCAGATAGCCTTCGTGGCTCGCAGATTCCGGCAGCAGGCCGTAGCGATCCTTCTTGTCGGGAGCCAGATACTCCGCAGTCATCCGGCGGGCACGAAGCCGCTCGATGAACCGCGCGGCCTTTCGCACATGCGGCCACATTTCCTTCAGGAAAGAGAGATCGCCACTGAACCGATAGCACTCGCGCACTCCATAGATGAGCTGCCCGTGGCTATCGTGTTCAACAAGCCAGTCCGGACCGTTGCGATCAACGCAACAGGGAACGAAGCCCGAGGGCCGCTGAAAGGGCGCATACCAGCGGAGGAACTCCGGCAAGGCCAAACTTTCTCCCGCGCGCAGCAGGGCCGCACCCATGATCACGCCATCACGGATCCAAGAACGGGTGTAGCGACGCGGTCCGGGCTGCAACGCGGGACCATCCCGATTGATGAGGATTTGTCCAGCAGCAGTCTTGAAGGTATCTGCCGCATCCCGCGCCATCGCTCGGGGGAAGCGGAAACTCACGGCATCCAACCTTTTGCCCAAATCGCGGAGGGCCTCAGCGAATTGAGCTCCCCCATCAAGGCGAGCCACGCTAGCGACCTGTCGCGCGCTATTCTTTTCGCCAAAAGGCACCGCGACAAAAATGTCCCGATGCCCGCCCGCAGGGATCTTCAGTGAGAAGCCCATGGCCGCGGAGGCAAAGCCGAAATCATCTTCGACCTCCGTCTGATCGGGCAAGGTGCCGGCTGCCAGGTGTTCAGTCACCGATCCTTGCTCGAAGGAAGCCATGCCGATCGACGAGGGCCTAGCCAGCGGCACCACGGCCTTCCCGCCATTCACCCATAGGACATCATTTTTCCATGCGAGGCGGCTGATCTTGCTGACACCCCCAAGATGCTTCCATTCCTGCCAAGGCGGATTGACTTGGAACGGGCGGGCCGCGACGAACAAAGTCACCCGGCAAGCCTCCTCGGTGAGATTGCTCACACGGTAGCGGACGAATAGAACGGACGCCGCCCCCTTCCCGGTAGCAAAGGCGGTGGTTGACAGTCTCATCTGCTCCATGGTCCAGGACGATGTGGGAATCGGCAGGCCGTCCTTCTCCATTTCCACCGAACGCCGGGCATCCGCCCAAGTGATCAGGTCGCCATTGCGCTTCAGAAAGGGCTCAAGCGAGAAGGAACCTTTATCCGGCTCCACCATGCCCTCTTCATTGATCAAGGCACAGGTGATGCCATCAGGTCCCCCGGCACAGGTCCAATAGCTTTGCTCGCGATAAAGGTAGCGCGGGTAATAACCCCGCGTACTTGCCGAGGCGACCGCATGAAAGGTTTCGATCAGTGTCTTCGAAAAAGCGAAGGACTGGACCGACAAGCGTTTCACGCCCGGGCAGGGGACACCAAAGACGATTCTCAGGAAGCGGGACCGAGTAAGCGAAAGGTGTATAAAGCTCCGCGAACCACGGGCATCGCGTGCGGAATGAAGATCTCTCCACTGCTTGCCGTCGTCCGAAGACTGAACCGTAAAGGCGCGCCTAGCGGGCCGGGGCAGCCAGTCGATGATCAAGCCACCATACTCGCGAGGCTCATGGAAATCGATGCTCAGCCAAGGCTCCGCATCATCGGTGAGGCTCTTCCAGCCCGCTCCGGGATGAGCGGCAAGCAAAGCCAAGGGATTCGATCCACGAGCCGAGCTGGAGGTTGTGATCCTCGGCTTCCTCCTCAGTGTCCGGTCTTGGAAACGGAATTGATCGATCCAAATCGTCCCCTTCCCGCCCGGGCCCGCGCTTAACACGAACTCGATCGCTCCCAGCTCGCGGATCGCCCCGCCACCCGCCGGACCCCACGCAAAGCTGATGCCGCTGCCGTGGAGATGGAGCTCGCGTGGCTGCTCGCGGAAATCAAACTCCTCTTCCTGCCAGCGCCACACGTTCTTTCCCGACGGATCTGCCAGCTTGAATTCCAGCTTGTTCTTCGGTGCGCTCCCGCGAACCCGGAAGGCAAATGCGTAGTCGGCAGGCATGCGCCGGGAGAACTCCTTGCGGGCCACCACAAAACCGCCTCCGCCGTGGAAATCGAAATCCAACCTCAAGGCCCCTCCCTCCACTGAAATGTGCATCTCGGCCTCTCCGGAGGCAAAAGCACGCCAGCCCCCGGCAGAGGAAAAGTCATCGAGCACGGATTCTCTCATGGGTTTGTTAGAAGATGTCACGCTTCCCTCTGAATTCCATCAATGAATCCGCGCGCGCCATTTCCCAAGTTGGCGGCGTTTGCCTCGTCCGTGTCGATGTGCATCGCGAGAGCGAATTTCGGGTCGACGCGAACCCTCACATCGCCGAAGACCATCTCCCGGTCCCCATCCACGCGAACTCGTACCGACGCCTTGTCGTTCACCCCGTAACGCAGGGCATCCGCGGGGGTCATATGGATGTGACGGAGGGCACAGATCACGCCTTTGTCGAGCTCCACGCTACCCGCCGGGCCCTCCAAGATGCAGCCGGGTGTACCTTCGATGTCCCCGGACTCGCGGATCGGAGGCTGGATGCCGATCTTGAATTGCTCCGTCATGGCAATTTCCACTTGAGTAGTCTTCCGCGCCGGGCCTAGCACCCGGACCCGTTCGATCCGGCCTTTGGGCCCGACGATGGCGAGTTGCTCCTTGCAGGCATACTGTCCGGGTTGAGAGAGATCGGCATGTTTCGTCAGCTCGTGGCCAGGGCCGAAGAGGGCTTCCACGTGCTCCTTAGACAAATGGATATGGTGAGCGGAAACCTCGATCGGAATCGGCTCTGTCCGGCATGCCTCGCTGGCGCGGACGAGATAATCGCGGCTCAGCCCCTTCAAGCTCTCGCGCGCGATCATGCGTTCCTCGTCGGTCGGCAAGACAAGGATCTGAACTGCAGAGGAATCCGTGGAGATCCGGTCAACCTCCTTGCCAGTGGCAGCTCGGTTGCGCGTCTCATCCAGATGGATTCCCATGCACTGCAATCCTTGCACCGCTGCACCACGCACTCCGGCACTTCCTTGCCCGATACCGGCAGTGAAAACCAAAACATCAATCCCGCCCAACGCAGCGACAAGCGCTCCGATTCCTTTGCGGACCCGATAGCAAAAGACTTTGAAAGCAATCAGGGCACGTGCATCTCCGAGATCGGCCGCGGCCTCGATCTCACGCATGTCGCCCGAGATTCCAGAAAGGCCGAGCAAGCCGCTTTCCTTGTTGAGAAGCCTGTCCAGCTGGGCCGCATCCAATCCACCGCGTTGCAGATGGAGAAGCACTCCGGAATCGATATCCCCACAACGGGTCCCCATCACCAGACCTTCCGCAGGGGTGAAACCCATCGTGGTATCTACCGAGCGCCCATGGTCAATGGCGCACAAGGAAGCACCGCTACCCAAATGGCAGCTCACGATCTTCAGCTCCCTCGGATGTTTCTTAAGAAAGTGGGCGGCGGCGAGTACCACATGCCCGTGCGAGGATCCATGAAAGCCATAACGCCGGATAGACTCGGTCTCGTAGTAGCGTGATGGGAGGCCGTAGAGAAAAGCGTGGGCTGGAAGGGTCGCGTGAAAGGCAGTATCGAAGACGGCCACTTGAGGCACCGCGGGAAACAAACGGAGGGCCTCGCGGATGCCGGCAACGTTGACCGGATTGTGCAAAGGTGCCAGCGTTGCAAGCTTATCGAGCTCTTCCAACACATGGCCATCAATGATCGTTGGACCCGTGAAACGCTCTCCGCCATGGACCACCCGGTGACCGACCACCGTGATCGAAGAGAGTTCGGAAATGACTCCGAAGCCCCGATCCAGCAACACTTCCATCATCGCGGCAAAGGCCTCTGGATGACCTCCTAGGGGGAGCTTCCGGTTCACTTCGCAGCGGGGTCCATGCTGGACCAGACGCGTGCCACTCGCTCCGATCCTCTCGATCTGCCCATGCGCATCATTCTGTGGGCGCGCGGTATCGAAGATACTCCACTTCAGGGAGGAAGAGCCGCAATTGAGAACGAGCACGCATTCAGGGCGCTCACCTTTTAGCTCGAGCAAAGCACTCATATCCTCCTTTCGGGCAATGGCGGCCGCCTTGGCAGGATCCCCCATCACCAGTCGGAACCTCTCCCCGATCGTCCTGGAAATTTGCTGGACCGCTCCAGCATCCGCCATGATGTGGGAACGGAAGAGCGTCAGCGGGATGAGCATCACCTTGCAGGCTGAAACCGCCGTCAGGTCCGCGAGAACATTCTCGCCGCTCATGAGAGCCATCTCACCGAAGGTGTCCCCGGGATTAAAACGAGCGAGCTCGCGGGGCCCTGAATCATCGTCAATCGTCGCAAGCACTTCCCCTTCCAGAACGACCCCAAGAAAATGCACTTCATCTCCGGCATGAGCGATCCTCTCACCGGGGACAAAAGCTTCGATACCCGATCCATCGGCAAGTTCCTTGAGCCGTACCGTGTCAAAGCCCGCGAAGAGCTTCACCTTTGTACTGAGAAAATCTTCGGTCATGTTTGGGAAGGTTTTGCGTTCACGTTCCAGATGCGTTCGCAATATTCACGGATGGAACGGTCCGAGGAGAAGCGACCCATCCGCGCCACGTTGAGAATCGAGCTAGAGGTCCAAGCATCGGAGTCACCCCACAGCTCACCAACACGCTGCTGGGCATCCAGATAGGCACGGAAGTCCGCGAGCAAGAGGTAGGGGTCGCCGTGGAGGAGATTGTCCACCACTGGACGGAAGAGATCCGGATCGCCGCCAAGGGCACCGCTCGCAATGAAATCAATCGTTTCCCTTAGCAACGAATCAGACTCGTAGTAAGTTTGCGGCTGGTATCCTCCTGCCTTGAGAGCCGATACCTCCGAGGCGGTCAAACCGAAGAGGAAGAAATTCTCCGCGCCCACGGCATCGCGGATCTCCACGTTGGCTCCATCCAGGGTGCCGATCGTGAGAGCTCCATTGAGCGACATCTTCATGTTGCCCGTTCCGGAGGCCTCCATCCCTGCAAGGGAAATCTGCTCGGAGAGATCGGCTGCCGGATAGATGTGCTGGGCATTCTTCACGTTGAAATCCGGGAAGAAGACCACCTTGAGCCGCCCCGCCACGTCGGGATCTTGATTCACGAGTTCTCCGGTCGCCGTAACGAGGCGGATGATGCGTTTCGCGAGGAAATAGCCTGGTGCCGCTTTTCCTCCGAAGATGAAGGTTCGGGGCACGACCCCAGCATCAGGATCCCGCTTGATCGAGAGATAAAGCGAGAGAACGTGAAGCAAATTGAGATGTTGGCGCTTGTATTCATGGATGCGCTTCACCTGCACATCGAAGAGCGAGTCGGGGGTAACCACGATACCCGTCCGCTCCTGGATCAAGGCCGCGAGCCTCCGCTTGTTAGCGAGCCTTACCTCCCTCCATTCCCGCCGGAATCCGGGATCGGCGGCAAGGGGCTCAAGCCGCCCCAGACAAGAAAGATCGCCAGGCCACCCGGCACCGAGTTCACGCTCGAGCAGTCCCGCCAGCCCCGGATTGGCCAAGGCAACGAAGCGGCGTGGCGTCACGCCATTGGTAACATTGTCAAATTTCTCCGGCCATAGCGCGGCAAAGTCAGCGAGCACGGTCTTCTTGAGGAGCTCCGAATGCAGCGCGGCCACCCCATTGATCTTGTGGCTTCCCACGCAGGCGAGATTGGCCATGCGCACATATCGTGCTCCGTGTTCATCGATGAGCGACAGCCTCGCCAAGCGAGCATCGTCATCAGGAAAGGCCGTACGGACCTCATCGAGGAAGCGGTGATTGATCCCGTAGATGATCTCCAGATGACGAGGGAGCACGCTGCCGAAGAGCTCGACCGGCCACTTCTCCAAGGCCTCCGGCAATAGAGTATGATTGGTGTAAGAAAAGGTCTTCTGGGTGATCGCCCAAGCATCGTCCCACTCAAGAGCATGCTCATCCACCAGAAGACGCATCAGCTCGGCCACCCCGATCGCGGGATGCGTGTCATTGAGCTGAACTGCCCAACTTTCGTCAAACGCTGCCACCTTCCCACCAGACATCGCCACTAGGCGCAGCATGTCTTGCAGGGCACAACTGGTGAAAAAGAACTGCTGCTTGAGCCGGAGTTCTTTTCCTCGATGAAGCTCGTCATTCGGATAGAGCACCTTGCTAAGGTTCTCGGAATCGACCTTCTGTTCGACAGCACGGTCGTAGTCACCGTGATTGAAGGCCTCAAAGTCGAAAGACTCGACAGCTTCGGACTTCCAAAGCCGCATCAACGAGCAGGTGCCGGAGCCATAGCCGGTGATCGGCGTGTCATAGGCCTCGCCCTTGATCACAATGGAAGGAACCCACCGCACCCGGGTTCGCCCCTGATCATCCGTCCAAGTCTCCGTATGCCCGCCGAACTTCACCTGCTTGGCAATCCCAAGACGATGGATCTCCCATGGATTCCCGCCGCTCAACCATTTATCGGTCCCTTCGACCTGCCATCCATCACGAATCACCTGGTCAAAGATCCCGAACTCATAGCGGATTCCGTAGCCGATCGACTGCACCTCCACGGTGGCCAGGGAATCCAGATAGCATGAGGCAAGACGCCCGAGTCCTCCATTGCCAAGGCCGGGCTCTTCTTCTTCGGCGAGCACCCTGTCGAGGTCGATTCCAATCCCGCCAAGTGCCTCCCGCGTCGCCTCGGCGATCCCTAGATTGAGCAGGTGATTTGCCAAGTGCGGACCGGGCAAGAATTCGGCGGATAGATAGGCGACCCGGCGCATCATCTTCACGACACCCTGCTCAAAGCTCTGAACTGCGCGCGCCACGACGTGGTCCCGCACGGTCAACGCCAGAGCAAGGTAGTGATCGTGCGCACTGGCATAGTTCGGCAGGCGGCCCAGCGCGCAGACGAGATTATCCAGGAAGGCTTGTCGAAGATTCTCCGCGCTGGTGCCGGTCCGGATCGTGTTGGAGGGAGAAATCGCGTTCATGGCCTTCAAATGGTGTTAAAGTTCGACAGCTCCACCCGCCGGCGGAACCTCGGCTGAAATGGCGTAGCTCCCAGGAATTTGCCGCCGGGAATGTCTCTTGCGGCGCCCCTGAAACATCCCGAATTCGATCATGATCCGGACCTGCCGGGTCTCGGCGATGTAACAAAAGCCGGTTGCTCCGCCACCTGAAGCGCCAAGGCACCTGATCTTCATGACGGAATGGATCTTTCGTCCGGCCTGCCTTGGGACCGCAGCCATTCTTCGCGGCGGGCGCGCAGCAGTTCGATGGTTTCTTCCACGGACCCCGCGCACAGCGGAATGTCAAGGTCCTCGGGACTTGCGAGCGCTTGCCCCTCTTGAAGCATCCACTCGCGGCTCCAGTTCACCAATTCACCCCACATCTTCCCGACGAGAATCAGGGGGGTGTTGTAGAGGCGGCGTACTTGGAGCAATTGCCAAGCGAGCGACATCTCCAAGAGTGTCCCGATCCCGCCAGGCACCACTACAAAGGCATCCGACGCGATCATGAAATGATGCAGCCGGGAGAAGAAGGTACCATGCCCGTAGGCCTTGCCGACGTAAGGGTTCACCGCCTGCTCGAATGGCAGATCGATGCGGATTCCCACGGACCGGTGCAATGCGTCCGGATCTACCGAGAGCGCTCCTTCATTGGCTGCCTGCATGAGGCCCGGACCGCCGCCGCTAATGATATCGCAACCCATTTCCGTCAGCCCAGCCGCGAGCTGCTTCACGCTCTCATAGGCAGACGTGCCCGGCTGAAGGCGGGCCGACCCGAAAATGGTGACGCGGTAATTGGAACGGAACGTCCGGCGCAAGCGCGTCAGCTCGTTCACGGAATCCCACATTCCGATGATCGCTCGCTCGAGCACCGCTACGGTGGCGTCCTCATCGCCAAGGCGAATGATATCGGACTGGCCGAAGTTGCTACCTGGGTTGGTCATGGGCTTTTCAAAGAGATGTTCAGGAGAATTTGGCCCGCAGTACGGCTAGCGAGCGGCTCTGCAGCGGATAGATGGACATCGCAGGGAAGCTCTCATGAGGAGCTTCCGGATTGGAGGTATCGAACTCGCGGGCCCAATGGAGGTTCCGGTGACGCGCTCCTAGCCGGAAGGAAACGGGCTCATCATGTGCATTGAAAATGATGACAAACGTGTCGCCGGTAATCCGTTCTCCCTGCTCCCCCGTTTCCTCGATCTGATCTCCTGGCAAGGCCATACCGAAGCAACGGGCGTGGCTCGCATTCCAGTCCGCATCTGTCATCTCCTCACCATCCGGTCGGATCCAGTAAAGATCCTTGATCGAAGCGCCATGGATAGGGCGTCCTTGAAAAAATCGCCGCCGCTGGAAGACCGGTTCCGAGCGACGCAGGCGAAGCACATCCCGGGTGAAAGCGAGCAATGCACGCTGGGCAGGACAGAGACTCCAATCCAGCCACGCCAGCGGAGAATCGTGGCAATAGGGGTTATTGTTGCCGAGTTGGGTGTTTCCGAATTCATCACCGGAATTCAGCATCGGCACTCCTTGTGAGAGCAGCAGTGTCGCGAGGAGATTCCGCTGCTGCCGCTCGCGTAAGGAGTTGATGGCTCGATCCGTCGTCGGCCCTTCGATTCCGCAATTCCAACTATGATTCTCATCACAGCCGTCGCGATTCTCCTCGCCATTGGCCTCGTTGTGCTTCGCGTTGTAACTCACCAGATCACGAAGCGTGAATCCGTCGTGAGCCGTGATGAAATTGAGGCTCGCACTTGGTCGCCGTCCATTGTGCGAATAGAGATCACTGCTTCCGGCAAGGCGGGTGGCCAACTCCCCCACCGAGCCGCCCTGCCCTTTCCAGAAGCGCCTCACGCAATCGCGATACTTGCCATTCCACTCGCTCCAAAGCACCGGGAAATTCCCGACCTGATAGCCATTCGGCCCCAGATCCCACGGCTCGGCGATAAGCTTGACCCGGGAAAGCACGGGATCCTGATGGATGATATCGAAAAAGGCACCCAGCCGGTCCACCTCCCACAGTTCACGGGCGAGAGCACTGGCCAGATCGAAACGAAAGCCATCCACATGCATCTCCTGCACCCAGTGCCGCAGCGAGTCCATGATGAGCTGCAGGGAGTGAGGATGAGCCACGTTCAATGAATTTCCACAGCCGGTGAAGTCAACGTAGTGCGTTCGGTCCTCGGCCAGCCTGTAATAGGCTGCATTATCGATGCCGCGGAAGGAAAGCATCGGGCCGCAATGATTGCCTTCACCAGTGTGATTGTAGACCACATCAAGGATCACTTCCATGCCCGCGGAGTGAAGCACGCGGACCATCTCCTGAAACTCGGCCACGGCCCCTTCCGGACCACTCGCGGAAAACCGGGGATCCGGCGCAAAGTAGCCCAAGGTATTATACCCCCAGTAGTTCGTCCTTCCGGATTCGGCCAGATGGGGCTCATCCACATGATAGTGAACAGGCAGCAGTTCCACCGCCGTGACCCCAAGATCCTTGAGATGACCAACGGCTGCGGGAGAAGCGAGTGCCGCGTAGGTGCCGCGCAGCCTTTCCGGCACTCCGGGATGTTGACGGGTGAAGCCCTTCACATGCAGTTCATACACCACCGTCTGATGCCACGGTGTGAGGGGCGGACGATCACCGTGCCACGCGAAGGAAAAATCGGCGACACGGGCTAGCGGAGCAAAGGGAGCGCTATCGCTTTCATCGTCCATGATCGCCGGATGCCAGCGAACGTCTCGCGCAATCTCCTTTGCATATGGATCGAGCAGTACCTTGCAGGGCCGGAAGAGATGGCCTTTTGCCGGAGCATGGGGGCCATAGACTCGGTAGCCGTAGATCTGACCGGC
This portion of the Luteolibacter luteus genome encodes:
- a CDS encoding glycogen/starch/alpha-glucan phosphorylase, encoding MNAISPSNTIRTGTSAENLRQAFLDNLVCALGRLPNYASAHDHYLALALTVRDHVVARAVQSFEQGVVKMMRRVAYLSAEFLPGPHLANHLLNLGIAEATREALGGIGIDLDRVLAEEEEPGLGNGGLGRLASCYLDSLATVEVQSIGYGIRYEFGIFDQVIRDGWQVEGTDKWLSGGNPWEIHRLGIAKQVKFGGHTETWTDDQGRTRVRWVPSIVIKGEAYDTPITGYGSGTCSLMRLWKSEAVESFDFEAFNHGDYDRAVEQKVDSENLSKVLYPNDELHRGKELRLKQQFFFTSCALQDMLRLVAMSGGKVAAFDESWAVQLNDTHPAIGVAELMRLLVDEHALEWDDAWAITQKTFSYTNHTLLPEALEKWPVELFGSVLPRHLEIIYGINHRFLDEVRTAFPDDDARLARLSLIDEHGARYVRMANLACVGSHKINGVAALHSELLKKTVLADFAALWPEKFDNVTNGVTPRRFVALANPGLAGLLERELGAGWPGDLSCLGRLEPLAADPGFRREWREVRLANKRRLAALIQERTGIVVTPDSLFDVQVKRIHEYKRQHLNLLHVLSLYLSIKRDPDAGVVPRTFIFGGKAAPGYFLAKRIIRLVTATGELVNQDPDVAGRLKVVFFPDFNVKNAQHIYPAADLSEQISLAGMEASGTGNMKMSLNGALTIGTLDGANVEIRDAVGAENFFLFGLTASEVSALKAGGYQPQTYYESDSLLRETIDFIASGALGGDPDLFRPVVDNLLHGDPYLLLADFRAYLDAQQRVGELWGDSDAWTSSSILNVARMGRFSSDRSIREYCERIWNVNAKPSQT
- a CDS encoding LOG family protein, coding for MTNPGSNFGQSDIIRLGDEDATVAVLERAIIGMWDSVNELTRLRRTFRSNYRVTIFGSARLQPGTSAYESVKQLAAGLTEMGCDIISGGGPGLMQAANEGALSVDPDALHRSVGIRIDLPFEQAVNPYVGKAYGHGTFFSRLHHFMIASDAFVVVPGGIGTLLEMSLAWQLLQVRRLYNTPLILVGKMWGELVNWSREWMLQEGQALASPEDLDIPLCAGSVEETIELLRARREEWLRSQGRPDERSIPS
- the glgX gene encoding glycogen debranching protein GlgX — protein: MNRPLPEVDVPVADFPVWPGKPVPLGATFDGRGVNFALFSDHATRVELCLFDSVDAEAESRRIALPERTAQVWHGYLPDVRAGQIYGYRVYGPHAPAKGHLFRPCKVLLDPYAKEIARDVRWHPAIMDDESDSAPFAPLARVADFSFAWHGDRPPLTPWHQTVVYELHVKGFTRQHPGVPERLRGTYAALASPAAVGHLKDLGVTAVELLPVHYHVDEPHLAESGRTNYWGYNTLGYFAPDPRFSASGPEGAVAEFQEMVRVLHSAGMEVILDVVYNHTGEGNHCGPMLSFRGIDNAAYYRLAEDRTHYVDFTGCGNSLNVAHPHSLQLIMDSLRHWVQEMHVDGFRFDLASALARELWEVDRLGAFFDIIHQDPVLSRVKLIAEPWDLGPNGYQVGNFPVLWSEWNGKYRDCVRRFWKGQGGSVGELATRLAGSSDLYSHNGRRPSASLNFITAHDGFTLRDLVSYNAKHNEANGEENRDGCDENHSWNCGIEGPTTDRAINSLRERQQRNLLATLLLSQGVPMLNSGDEFGNTQLGNNNPYCHDSPLAWLDWSLCPAQRALLAFTRDVLRLRRSEPVFQRRRFFQGRPIHGASIKDLYWIRPDGEEMTDADWNASHARCFGMALPGDQIEETGEQGERITGDTFVIIFNAHDEPVSFRLGARHRNLHWAREFDTSNPEAPHESFPAMSIYPLQSRSLAVLRAKFS